The Hordeum vulgare subsp. vulgare chromosome 7H, MorexV3_pseudomolecules_assembly, whole genome shotgun sequence DNA window GCCTACATGCTTACCTAGGAGTAATATAAGTCAATTTAACACAATCCCCAAGAAAATTGCAGAAATCTCTGCAAAATGCTATTGAGGCCATACAAACGGGATGTCGCATAGTTTATCGAGGAAACTGATTACGGTAAATAACTTTGTTCTTTCCATTATCTATCGAATTCCACATAAtgcaaaactactccctccgtttctaaatacatgtctttttaaaggttccactagaaaactacatacggatgtatgtagacataatttaaagtgtagattcactcattttgcatcatatGTAAtcctttagtgaaatctctaaaaagacttatatttaggatcggagggagtatatgtaagcacaaaaaggaaaacaaaacaatGGTACAAGGTTAGAAATTCCAGCACAAGACATCGGTTTTAATACCGTAAAATAATTGCATGTCAAGGAATTCTTATATACGGAAACATGCTACCCTACAATCTTGTAGCTCGGGTTGACAAGATTGTCTAGGCCTGAGACAACCTGGATTGATTCAATAACGTCCCCCACCTTGAGATCAGCCAAGAAATCCTCATTCTCGGTTACGTATCCAAACACCGAATACCGCCCATCCAATATATTGGAATTACTTGGCGTCAACTCACTTTCTTTCAAGAGCCAGAAGACTTGACTAGAAGCGGAGTTGTCATCAAattcctgtcaagatatgcagaAGCCTTGTGTTAGAACAAGGGACTTCTTTTATTCTCGGTCCTTGTTTCCACTGCCTCCTAAGAATGCAGATAAACTTAAATTTGAATGTAAAAACAGGGTCAAATAAGATGTTCATGCCTATAACAACATAGAGCAGCCCTTGGCACAGTTGTAACGGGTGTTCAAGTACatgctctccctccctcccctctctctctctctctccctctccctccctccctccctccctccctcccctctctctctctccctctctctccactctctctccctcccatctctctctccctctctctccacaTGTGGGCTCTTCGCGGTTGTGCAGCAGAGAAAACTCGAACCCGAGACTTACTTTGAGGAACAGATGAATTGTACTAACTGCTTGGACACGCGCAGCTATATGTAGGTCAGGCTGCAAACTTATATTTTGTCCCAAAACAAAATGATTTCAAATTTTGTCTGAATACTGATATTTTCCAGAAACCAATTCTtctagcccatccaaaaaaacattatcgagaagaagaagaagaaaaaaccttGGTTACAACTAAGAAAATGTTACTCCCTCCATCCAGAAACATAAGACGTACCCGTTATTGAAGTTTAACCTCCGAAGAATAATCCAACTATAAATGAACCAATATGGTTGtattaacatcttatattatgggacagagggagtatcaaCTTTGTATCACATATTGCTGAACAAATTCGTGATCAACGATAAATTTGGGGAAGCATGTGCACTTTATATTTCTGGAGGATGTAATAATTATTTTggcatatccttgatatgttaaaaCTAAAGAGTCTAGGTGAGCCTTACTTCTCTAGCCATTGCCATCGTTCCAAATGCATTAAAAGGAAGCTTTGTTTGAGCCTTGTAAAGGCCAAGTTCCTGAAATGCATGGCCATACAAACTGTAAGAACATTCAATCCGAAGCAGCCAGAATTCCCAGCAGccatgaaataaaaataaaaaaactgcTGGTTGCATACCTCAAGTGTTTCACCGTATATAGGCGCCTTGTCACCATCAACCATTATCTCAAGAGGTATGGTACGACTCTTGCCAGTACTGGGATCAATAAAACCGTCGGCTGGCCCCTCAGGATCTCCCGTCTGAACAACAAAACCATCAGCTGCAAGAGAATCAACACACACGATGTATCAGTAAACTTTTTAACTGCTTAGACACACTTGCATGTCCAGATGTGATTTTGGAGCACTAAACAGTAGACATCTTCAACTGTGCTAATTGCTCTAAAAGAATCAACTGCAAACTAATATGTATAATTATCGAATGCACCTCAGATATTGGATTACCTCTTTGGATTTCCATGCCATCATAGAACTTCCGTTCCACCAGATCTACGAAGTTCCCAGAAGTCACAGGAGCATTATATCCATCCAGAACTATCCGAAATACACAATCTTCTACGTTTGGATTATCTTTAATCTTAACCGTCATATCCACAGTAGCTCTTCCTTTAAGAAGAGGCATATTGTTGTATTCTTCTGGTACTTCATAGGGGAAGCCATCGACCATATCTTCTTCTACACTGCAGAAATGCAATGTCCCAGGAAGATCTCAGCTGCAGAGTCAATGGCAAGGTATAAATGAGAAGAGCTCTTTCATAAGAGTTCTCAGTAGTTTTTTACTGGTAGATACAATTCGGTTCTCTAATGCTACAAAGGTATCATATGTAACAGTTACCTTGGTTTCGATGAAATGAGAATATTATAGATGGAAACCATAATTTTCTAAAAAGACAACTACCAAATCTGACCCCCGAAAGTTGGTTATTAGAACTGACTAAAATTATGGAAGCAGATCCAATTTAAATTTAAGGCGATCATTTTACTCACATTCCAACATAATTGAGAAGCTCTTTCTGCT harbors:
- the LOC123407914 gene encoding peptidyl-prolyl cis-trans isomerase, chloroplastic isoform X1; protein product: MAAALASSRCCRRPSLLNSDRRRRSVVRCALSGEKGNSFSWNKCAISIALSVGLITCPPTFGWSAHAFPLEPVIPDISVLISGPPIKDPGALLRYALPIDNKAIREVQKPLEDITDSLKVSGVRALDSVERNVRQASRALTNGRSLILTGLAESKRENGEKILDKLAVGLEELQRIIEDRNRNAVAPKQKELLNYVGIVEEDMVDGFPYEVPEEYNNMPLLKGRATVDMTVKIKDNPNVEDCVFRIVLDGYNAPVTSGNFVDLVERKFYDGMEIQRADGFVVQTGDPEGPADGFIDPSTGKSRTIPLEIMVDGDKAPIYGETLEELGLYKAQTKLPFNAFGTMAMAREEFDDNSASSQVFWLLKESELTPSNSNILDGRYSVFGYVTENEDFLADLKVGDVIESIQVVSGLDNLVNPSYKIVG